From Streptomyces sp. NBC_01460, a single genomic window includes:
- the mrdA gene encoding penicillin-binding protein 2: MSNIPETGRTPRVQIRLVVIQVLVFSLLLTLGGRLWYLQIRNGQEYTDEAKNNHVQQVVQPAVRGAILDARGVPLADNETRLVVSASRTELMKMKDDGVAVLTRLADVLDMKPEDVRDKVRLCDAKTPQPCWNGSPYQPIPVTDEATTQQALTIRERAEDFPGITAEPTAVRRYAAPGKANTAQVLGYLSPVTDEEVTKAQDTDSPYLRSDQVGRSGLERTYDKELRGKAGVTRYEVDNLGRVIGQAQNDEAEPGSSVVTSIDARVQAVAEYELNKAMETARKEMDRNTNELYKADSGAVVVMEAKTGRIVSMASLPTYDPNAWIGGISAKDYAKLTGKKSNFPLLNRAIQGTAAPGSIFKVISSTAAVNAGYPFDGNYPCPSSYSIGGQTFKNFESQGYGSISIGRALEVSCDTVYYGLAHKEWAKDGGNKPKKTPSDWFYRTAHQFGLGKETGIDLPNEVPGRVPDRQWKQSFYDANKTSWCKQGKKDGTYVEKIAYEGCLEGYKMRAGDSVNYSIGQGDTLVTPIQMATIYSAISNGGTLYDPTVGKAVVSGDGRTVQEIAPQAHGKLPFKGDTRDEIDEALAGVATRGSAAWRFGGWPQDKIPMHAKTGTAEVYGKQTTSWFATYTKDYSIVMTISQGGTGSGASGPAVRNIYNALYGLDAGGKQNLKKALLPTPQKTLPKIKPDGQIESPKIRPYVPAPVDDGTQALAGALPATVGRRD; the protein is encoded by the coding sequence GTGAGCAACATTCCGGAGACCGGACGGACCCCGCGGGTCCAGATCCGTCTCGTCGTCATCCAGGTCCTCGTCTTCTCCCTGCTCCTGACGCTCGGCGGCCGGCTCTGGTACCTCCAGATCCGCAACGGGCAGGAGTACACCGACGAGGCGAAGAACAACCACGTCCAGCAGGTCGTGCAGCCCGCCGTCCGGGGGGCCATCCTCGACGCGCGGGGCGTCCCGCTCGCGGACAACGAGACCCGCCTCGTGGTCTCCGCGAGCCGCACCGAGCTGATGAAGATGAAGGACGACGGGGTCGCCGTCCTCACCCGGCTCGCCGACGTGCTCGACATGAAGCCCGAGGACGTGCGGGACAAGGTCCGGCTCTGCGACGCCAAGACCCCGCAGCCCTGCTGGAACGGCTCGCCCTACCAGCCGATCCCCGTCACCGACGAGGCCACCACCCAGCAGGCCCTCACGATCCGTGAGCGTGCCGAGGACTTCCCCGGCATCACCGCCGAACCCACCGCCGTACGCCGCTACGCCGCACCGGGCAAGGCCAACACCGCCCAGGTCCTCGGTTACCTCTCGCCGGTCACCGACGAAGAGGTCACCAAGGCCCAGGACACCGACTCGCCCTACCTCCGCTCCGACCAGGTCGGCCGCTCCGGCCTGGAGCGCACGTACGACAAGGAACTCCGCGGCAAGGCCGGCGTCACCCGCTACGAGGTCGACAACCTCGGCCGTGTCATCGGCCAGGCACAGAACGACGAGGCGGAGCCCGGGTCCAGCGTGGTCACCTCCATCGACGCCCGGGTCCAGGCCGTGGCCGAGTACGAGCTGAACAAGGCCATGGAGACCGCCCGCAAGGAGATGGACCGCAACACCAACGAGCTGTACAAGGCCGACTCCGGCGCCGTCGTCGTCATGGAGGCCAAGACCGGCCGGATCGTGTCCATGGCGTCCCTGCCGACGTACGACCCGAACGCCTGGATCGGCGGCATCTCCGCCAAGGACTACGCCAAGCTCACCGGCAAGAAGTCCAACTTCCCGCTGCTGAACCGGGCCATCCAGGGCACCGCGGCCCCCGGCTCCATCTTCAAGGTCATCTCCTCGACGGCGGCGGTCAACGCCGGGTACCCGTTCGACGGCAACTACCCGTGCCCCAGCTCGTACTCCATCGGCGGCCAGACCTTCAAGAACTTCGAGTCCCAGGGCTACGGCAGCATCAGCATCGGCCGTGCCCTCGAGGTCTCCTGCGACACCGTCTACTACGGCCTGGCGCACAAGGAGTGGGCGAAGGACGGCGGCAACAAGCCGAAGAAGACCCCGTCGGACTGGTTCTACAGGACGGCCCACCAGTTCGGCCTCGGCAAGGAGACCGGCATCGACCTCCCCAACGAGGTCCCCGGCCGCGTCCCCGACCGCCAGTGGAAGCAGAGCTTCTACGACGCCAACAAGACCTCGTGGTGCAAGCAGGGCAAGAAGGACGGCACGTACGTCGAGAAGATCGCGTACGAGGGCTGCCTCGAGGGCTACAAGATGCGCGCCGGTGACTCGGTCAACTACTCCATCGGGCAGGGCGACACGCTCGTCACCCCGATCCAGATGGCGACCATCTACTCCGCGATCTCCAACGGCGGCACCCTGTACGACCCGACCGTCGGCAAGGCGGTCGTCAGCGGTGACGGCAGGACCGTCCAGGAGATCGCACCCCAGGCGCACGGGAAGCTGCCCTTCAAGGGAGACACCCGCGACGAGATAGACGAAGCCCTCGCGGGAGTCGCGACCCGGGGCAGCGCCGCCTGGCGGTTCGGCGGATGGCCCCAGGACAAGATCCCGATGCACGCCAAGACGGGCACGGCCGAGGTCTACGGCAAGCAGACGACCTCCTGGTTCGCCACGTACACCAAGGACTACTCGATCGTCATGACGATCTCCCAGGGTGGTACGGGTTCCGGTGCCTCCGGTCCCGCCGTGCGCAACATCTACAACGCGCTCTACGGGCTCGACGCCGGCGGCAAGCAGAACCTCAAGAAGGCGCTGCTGCCCACGCCGCAGAAGACCCTGCCCAAGATCAAGCCGGACGGACAGATCGAGTCGCCCAAGATCAGGCCGTACGTCCCCGCGCCCGTCGACGACGGCACGCAGGCTCTCGCGGGTGCCCTGCCGGCGACCGTCGGGAGGCGTGACTGA
- the mreD gene encoding rod shape-determining protein MreD has product MRLNRTLLSVALVVVALVIQVSVLARLQLPGATPDLLLLVVLGLAFVYGPVSGALIGFGAGLLADLAPPADHAAGRYALVLCVIGYLAGMARPENGQLKSAFTPMAFVVAAALGSTLLYAGVGALVNDTAARHVGLGSLLFTAAVYDLLLAPFTVPLIMALARRTVNDPVADSSGSGDVAAGWLASGTGLRIGDQRGGMRLRAARSRASRAGRIKGVKRL; this is encoded by the coding sequence ATGCGCTTGAACAGGACTCTGCTCTCCGTCGCCCTGGTCGTGGTCGCCCTCGTCATCCAGGTCTCCGTCCTCGCCCGGCTCCAGCTCCCCGGCGCCACCCCCGACCTGCTGCTCCTCGTCGTCCTCGGACTCGCCTTCGTGTACGGGCCGGTCAGCGGCGCCCTCATCGGATTCGGCGCGGGCCTCCTCGCCGACCTCGCACCGCCCGCGGACCACGCGGCCGGGCGCTACGCCCTGGTGCTCTGCGTCATCGGCTACCTCGCCGGAATGGCCCGCCCCGAGAACGGCCAGCTCAAGTCGGCCTTCACCCCGATGGCCTTCGTCGTCGCGGCGGCCCTCGGGTCGACCCTGCTGTACGCCGGTGTCGGCGCCCTCGTCAACGACACGGCGGCCCGTCACGTGGGCCTGGGCAGCCTGCTGTTCACCGCCGCGGTGTACGACCTGCTGCTCGCGCCGTTCACCGTTCCGCTGATCATGGCGCTCGCCAGACGCACGGTGAACGACCCGGTCGCCGACAGCTCCGGCAGCGGTGACGTCGCCGCGGGCTGGCTGGCCTCGGGCACCGGGCTGCGGATCGGCGACCAGCGCGGCGGGATGCGCCTGAGGGCGGCCCGCAGCCGCGCCTCGCGCGCGGGAAGGATCAAGGGGGTCAAGCGACTGTGA
- the mreC gene encoding rod shape-determining protein MreC — translation MRDTRESRLLLVLLIAIAFALITVDIRGGEESPVDGARQAAATVFGPVENGVSAAVDPVGNAIGAVRDSGDRHDRIAALEHENATLKTKLGSDDRNASKVRQLDTMLKSAGAGQYGIKAAEVIAIGAAQGFSWTITIDAGAADGLTRDMTVLNGEGLVGRVTTVGPNTATVLLANDPDFTVGTRLEKTDELGFATGQGSRPLSVQFLNGKAEVKKGDRLVTFGSSKDKPFVPGVPVGQVVRVDPSGGDLTRTVYVEPFVGFTKLDIVGIVVQAPREDPRDMVLPKQPKKPEKPKPTPTVTVTVQPNGDLVDGSGKVVGNINEKPDASASAGASGSPDPAAGDAANEQE, via the coding sequence GTGAGGGACACACGAGAGAGCCGGCTGCTCCTGGTGCTGCTGATCGCCATCGCATTCGCCCTGATCACGGTGGATATCCGCGGTGGCGAGGAGTCTCCGGTCGACGGAGCCCGGCAGGCCGCAGCCACGGTCTTCGGACCGGTCGAGAACGGCGTCTCCGCGGCGGTGGACCCGGTGGGCAACGCCATCGGCGCCGTACGGGACTCCGGTGACCGGCACGACCGGATCGCGGCCCTGGAGCACGAGAACGCCACGCTGAAGACGAAGCTCGGCAGCGACGACCGCAACGCCAGCAAGGTCCGTCAGCTCGACACCATGCTGAAGAGCGCGGGGGCCGGCCAGTACGGCATCAAGGCCGCCGAGGTCATCGCCATAGGAGCGGCCCAGGGCTTCTCCTGGACCATCACCATCGACGCCGGGGCCGCCGACGGCCTCACGCGCGACATGACCGTACTGAACGGCGAAGGGCTCGTCGGCAGGGTCACGACCGTCGGCCCGAACACCGCGACCGTCCTGCTGGCCAACGATCCCGACTTCACCGTCGGCACCCGGCTGGAGAAGACCGACGAGCTCGGCTTCGCCACCGGGCAGGGCTCCCGGCCGCTCTCGGTCCAGTTCCTCAACGGCAAGGCCGAGGTGAAGAAGGGCGACCGGCTCGTCACCTTCGGCTCCAGCAAGGACAAGCCCTTCGTGCCCGGCGTGCCGGTCGGCCAGGTCGTGCGCGTGGACCCGTCCGGGGGTGACCTGACCCGGACCGTCTACGTCGAGCCGTTCGTCGGCTTCACCAAGCTCGACATCGTGGGCATCGTCGTCCAGGCGCCCCGTGAGGACCCCCGCGACATGGTGCTGCCGAAGCAGCCCAAGAAGCCGGAGAAGCCCAAGCCCACCCCGACCGTCACCGTCACCGTCCAGCCGAACGGCGACCTCGTCGACGGCAGCGGAAAGGTCGTCGGGAACATCAACGAGAAGCCCGACGCGTCCGCCTCGGCCGGCGCCTCCGGCAGCCCCGACCCGGCCGCCGGTGACGCGGCGAACGAGCAGGAATAG
- a CDS encoding rod shape-determining protein, with protein sequence MSFIGRDMAIDLGTANTLVYVRGRGIVLNEPSVVAINTNTGGILAVGAEAKKMIGRTPGNIVAVRPLKDGVIADFEITERMLRYFILKIHKRRYLARPRVVVCVPSGITGVERRAVIEASTQAGARQVHIIEEPMAAAIGSGLPVHEATGNMVVDIGGGTTEVAVISLGGIVTAQSIRVAGDELDNAIIQHIKKEYSLLLGERTAEQIKITIGSAFEMEKDEHTEIRGRDLVSGLPKTVVISATEVRKAIEEPVNAIVDAVKTTLDKCPPELSGDVMDRGIVLTGGGALLRGLDERLRHETGMPIHIAEDPLDSVALGSGKCVEEFEALQQVLDAQPRR encoded by the coding sequence ATGTCGTTCATCGGCCGTGACATGGCTATCGACCTCGGGACTGCCAACACGCTGGTGTACGTCAGGGGGCGCGGCATCGTTCTGAACGAGCCGTCCGTCGTGGCCATCAACACCAACACCGGCGGAATCCTGGCGGTCGGCGCCGAGGCAAAGAAGATGATCGGCCGCACACCGGGCAACATCGTTGCCGTGCGGCCCCTGAAGGACGGCGTGATCGCCGACTTCGAGATCACGGAGCGCATGCTCCGCTACTTCATCCTCAAGATCCACAAGCGCCGCTACCTGGCCCGCCCGCGGGTCGTCGTCTGTGTGCCCTCCGGCATCACAGGGGTCGAGCGACGCGCCGTCATCGAGGCGTCGACGCAGGCCGGCGCGCGCCAGGTGCACATCATCGAGGAGCCCATGGCCGCGGCCATCGGCTCCGGCCTGCCGGTCCACGAGGCCACCGGGAACATGGTCGTCGACATCGGTGGCGGCACCACCGAGGTCGCCGTGATCTCGCTCGGCGGAATCGTCACTGCCCAGTCGATCCGGGTCGCCGGCGACGAGCTGGACAACGCGATCATCCAGCACATCAAGAAGGAGTACTCCCTCCTCCTCGGTGAGCGCACCGCCGAACAGATCAAGATCACGATCGGCTCCGCGTTCGAGATGGAGAAGGACGAGCACACCGAGATCCGCGGACGCGACCTCGTCTCCGGCCTGCCCAAGACCGTGGTCATCTCCGCGACCGAGGTCCGCAAGGCCATCGAGGAGCCGGTCAACGCGATCGTCGACGCCGTGAAGACGACGCTCGACAAGTGCCCGCCGGAGCTCTCCGGTGACGTCATGGACCGCGGCATCGTCCTCACCGGCGGCGGCGCGCTCCTGCGCGGACTCGACGAGCGGCTCCGTCACGAGACGGGCATGCCGATCCACATCGCCGAGGACCCGCTGGACTCGGTGGCGCTCGGATCCGGCAAGTGCGTCGAGGAGTTCGAGGCGCTCCAGCAGGTGCTGGACGCCCAGCCCCGACGCTAG
- the ndk gene encoding nucleoside-diphosphate kinase, with protein sequence MTQRTLVLLKPDAVRRGLIGEIVGRIERKAGWTITALELRTLDQETLEQHYGEHQGRPFYEPLVEFMASGPVVALVAEGERVIEGVRALAGPTDPIAAAPGSIRGDFGSITRENLIHASDSEESAERELKLFFPGLS encoded by the coding sequence ATGACTCAGCGCACCCTCGTCCTTCTCAAGCCCGACGCCGTACGGCGTGGGCTGATCGGCGAGATCGTCGGCCGCATCGAACGCAAGGCCGGCTGGACGATCACCGCGCTGGAGCTGCGCACGCTCGACCAGGAGACCCTGGAGCAGCACTACGGCGAGCACCAGGGCCGCCCGTTCTACGAGCCGCTCGTCGAGTTCATGGCATCCGGCCCCGTCGTCGCCCTGGTGGCCGAAGGCGAGCGGGTGATCGAGGGCGTCCGCGCGCTGGCCGGTCCCACCGACCCGATCGCCGCCGCGCCCGGCTCGATCCGCGGTGACTTCGGGTCGATCACCCGGGAGAACCTCATCCACGCCTCGGACTCCGAGGAGTCCGCTGAGCGGGAACTCAAGCTGTTCTTTCCCGGACTTTCCTGA
- a CDS encoding DUF4233 domain-containing protein — MRTLCASTLIGEFFVIGFAGLVAMKSDDMSMGTVWTVCGIGMLLSVLLCGVLTRPGGVQLGWALQVLLVLSGFFVPMMFILGVVFAALWWASVHYGRRIDEAKARWAAQESTQAPAQG; from the coding sequence GTGCGTACGCTCTGTGCATCGACGCTGATCGGTGAATTCTTCGTCATCGGCTTCGCCGGTCTCGTGGCGATGAAGTCCGACGACATGTCCATGGGCACCGTCTGGACGGTCTGCGGCATCGGCATGCTGCTGTCCGTCCTGCTCTGCGGTGTGCTCACCCGGCCCGGTGGCGTTCAGCTCGGCTGGGCGCTCCAGGTCCTGCTCGTGCTCAGCGGTTTCTTCGTCCCGATGATGTTCATCCTGGGCGTGGTCTTCGCCGCCCTGTGGTGGGCCTCGGTGCACTACGGGCGCAGGATCGACGAGGCCAAGGCGCGGTGGGCGGCGCAGGAGAGCACACAGGCTCCGGCCCAAGGGTGA
- the folC gene encoding bifunctional tetrahydrofolate synthase/dihydrofolate synthase: MSEPRPSDRHDASDPDDTFAEIVDEETQRDPDLAVIEAGSRTLRAQSGPPQGEAVPDRPADPETDRALREVEQELAGRWGETKLEPSVTRIAALMDVLGEPQRAYPSIHITGTNGKTSTARMIEALLGAFELRTGRYTSPHVQSITERISLDGAPIEAERFIETYNDIKPYVEMVDAQQPYRLSFFEVLTGMAYAAFADAPVDVAVVEVGMGGTWDATNVIDASVAVVTPISLDHTDRLGSTAAEIAGEKSGIVKQGATVILAQQPVDAAQVMLKKAVEVDATVAREGMEFGIVSREIAVGGQLLTLRGLGGEYDNIFLPLYGAHQAHNAAVALAAVEAFFGIGAEQARSLDVEAVRKAFLSVLSPGRLEVVRSSPTVVLDAAHNPAGALAAAEGVSEAFSFSRLIGVVGASDDKDVRGLLEAFEPIFAEVVVTQNSSRRAMDADALAAVAVEVFGNERVQVEPRLDDALEAAITLAEEEAEYAGAGVLVTGSVITVGEARLLLGRR, translated from the coding sequence GTGAGTGAGCCCCGCCCTTCAGACCGGCACGACGCGTCCGATCCCGACGACACCTTCGCGGAGATCGTCGACGAAGAGACCCAGCGCGACCCCGACCTGGCGGTGATCGAGGCCGGGAGCCGGACGCTGCGCGCCCAGTCGGGCCCGCCGCAGGGTGAGGCCGTCCCCGACCGCCCGGCCGACCCCGAGACCGACAGGGCACTGCGCGAGGTGGAGCAGGAGCTCGCCGGCCGGTGGGGCGAGACCAAGCTCGAGCCGTCGGTGACCCGCATCGCGGCCCTGATGGACGTCCTGGGCGAGCCCCAGCGCGCCTACCCCTCGATCCACATCACAGGGACCAACGGCAAGACCAGCACGGCCCGCATGATCGAGGCCCTGCTGGGCGCCTTCGAGCTCCGCACCGGCCGCTACACCTCCCCGCACGTCCAGTCGATCACCGAGCGGATCAGCCTGGACGGCGCGCCCATCGAGGCCGAGCGTTTCATCGAGACGTACAACGACATCAAGCCGTACGTCGAGATGGTCGACGCCCAGCAGCCCTACCGGCTCTCGTTCTTCGAGGTGCTGACGGGCATGGCGTACGCGGCGTTCGCCGACGCGCCGGTCGACGTCGCGGTCGTCGAGGTCGGCATGGGCGGCACCTGGGACGCGACGAACGTCATCGACGCCTCGGTCGCCGTCGTCACCCCCATCTCGCTGGACCACACCGACCGCCTCGGCTCCACCGCCGCCGAGATCGCCGGTGAGAAGTCCGGCATCGTCAAGCAGGGCGCGACGGTGATCCTGGCACAGCAGCCGGTCGACGCCGCGCAGGTCATGCTGAAGAAGGCCGTCGAGGTCGACGCCACGGTCGCCCGTGAGGGCATGGAGTTCGGCATCGTCTCCCGTGAGATCGCGGTCGGCGGCCAGCTGCTGACCCTGCGGGGCCTGGGCGGCGAGTACGACAACATCTTCCTGCCGCTCTACGGGGCGCACCAGGCGCACAACGCCGCGGTGGCGCTCGCCGCCGTCGAGGCGTTCTTCGGCATCGGGGCGGAGCAGGCCCGCAGCCTCGACGTGGAAGCGGTCCGCAAGGCCTTCCTGTCCGTCCTCTCGCCGGGCCGCCTGGAGGTCGTCAGGTCCAGCCCGACGGTCGTCCTGGACGCGGCGCACAACCCGGCCGGTGCCCTCGCCGCCGCGGAGGGCGTCTCCGAGGCGTTCAGCTTCTCCCGGCTGATCGGCGTCGTCGGCGCGAGTGACGACAAGGACGTCCGGGGGCTGCTCGAAGCCTTCGAGCCGATCTTCGCCGAAGTCGTCGTGACCCAGAACTCCAGCCGGCGGGCCATGGACGCGGACGCGCTCGCCGCGGTCGCCGTCGAGGTCTTCGGCAACGAACGCGTCCAGGTCGAGCCGCGTCTGGACGACGCGCTGGAGGCGGCCATCACGCTCGCCGAGGAAGAAGCCGAATATGCGGGCGCCGGAGTCCTGGTGACCGGATCCGTGATCACGGTCGGCGAAGCCCGGCTGCTCCTGGGAAGGCGCTGA
- a CDS encoding valine--tRNA ligase gives MTENAAQQPASIPELPTQYAPAEVEGKLYERWVERGYFTADPESEKPPYTIVIPPPNVTGSLHLGHAFQHTLMDALTRRKRMQGYEALWLPGMDHAGIATQNKVEQQLGEEGKSRHDLGREEFVERVWQWKEEYGGKILGQMRRLGDGVDWSRERFTMDEGLSAAVQTIFKRLYDDELIYRAERIINWCPRCLTAISDIEVDYQDDDGELVSIRYGEGEETLVVATTRAETMLGDTAVAVHPDDARYTHLIGKRIKLPLTDRTIPVVADHHVDPEFGTGAVKVTPAHDPNDFAIGQRHGLESMTVMDERGVITVAGPFEGLDRFEARSAIVGALRGQGRIVAEKRPYVHSVGHCSRCRTTVEPRLSLQWWVKVETLAKAAGDAVRDGRVAIHPKEMEKRYFDWVDNLNDWCISRQLWWGHRIPVWYGPEGEVVCVGPDEQPPTGEGWTQDNDVLDTWFSSGLWPFSTLGWPEETPDLKKFYPTDVLVTGHDIIFFWVARMMMFGLYVMDGEAPFKTIALTGLVRDERGKKMSKSFGNVVDPLDWMDTYGSDAVRFTLAKGANPGTDVPIGEDWVQASRNFANKIWNATRFAMMNGATVEGELPPVEKLSATDRWILSRLNKTVADADAFYEDFQFAKLSDALYHFAWDEVFDWYVELSKTTFFAGGEQAQVSARVLGEVLDVTLRLLHPIVPFVTEQLWTTLTGQESVVVADWPKDSGFRDEAAEKEIELVQQVVTEVRRFRSDQGLQPGQKVPAELTVTGTVLAPHEAAIRQLLRLQPAGDGFHATATLPVAGATVALDLSGTIDVEAERKRLTKDLGAAEKEKAQATGKLGNEAFLAKAPDNVVDKIRGRLAKAEADIERISAQLANLPGA, from the coding sequence GTGACCGAGAACGCAGCGCAGCAGCCAGCCAGCATCCCCGAACTGCCGACCCAGTACGCGCCGGCCGAGGTAGAGGGGAAGCTGTACGAGCGCTGGGTGGAGCGCGGTTACTTCACGGCGGACCCCGAGAGCGAGAAGCCTCCGTACACGATCGTCATCCCGCCGCCCAACGTCACCGGTTCCCTCCACCTGGGCCACGCCTTCCAGCACACGCTCATGGACGCCCTCACCCGTCGCAAGCGGATGCAGGGGTACGAGGCGCTGTGGCTGCCCGGCATGGACCACGCCGGCATCGCCACCCAGAACAAGGTCGAGCAGCAGCTCGGCGAGGAGGGCAAGTCCCGCCACGACCTGGGGCGCGAGGAGTTCGTCGAGCGCGTCTGGCAGTGGAAGGAAGAGTACGGCGGCAAGATCCTCGGCCAGATGCGCCGCCTCGGCGACGGAGTCGACTGGTCCCGTGAGCGCTTCACCATGGACGAGGGGCTGTCCGCCGCCGTCCAGACGATCTTCAAGCGGCTCTACGACGACGAGCTGATCTACCGCGCCGAGCGCATCATCAACTGGTGCCCCCGCTGTCTCACCGCGATCTCCGACATCGAGGTCGACTACCAGGACGACGACGGCGAGCTCGTCTCGATCCGGTACGGCGAGGGCGAGGAGACGCTGGTCGTCGCCACGACGCGCGCCGAGACGATGCTGGGTGACACCGCGGTCGCCGTCCACCCGGACGACGCCCGGTACACGCACCTCATCGGCAAGCGGATCAAGCTGCCGCTCACCGACCGCACGATCCCGGTCGTCGCCGACCACCACGTCGACCCGGAGTTCGGCACGGGCGCCGTCAAGGTGACCCCGGCGCACGACCCGAACGACTTCGCGATCGGCCAGCGCCACGGCCTGGAGTCGATGACCGTCATGGACGAGCGCGGTGTCATCACCGTCGCCGGCCCGTTCGAGGGCCTCGACCGTTTCGAGGCCCGTTCCGCTATCGTCGGCGCGCTGCGAGGGCAGGGCCGGATCGTGGCCGAGAAGCGCCCGTACGTCCACTCCGTCGGCCACTGCTCCCGCTGCCGCACGACCGTCGAGCCCCGGCTGTCGCTCCAGTGGTGGGTCAAGGTCGAGACCCTCGCCAAGGCCGCCGGTGACGCGGTCCGTGACGGCCGGGTCGCGATCCACCCCAAGGAGATGGAGAAGCGGTACTTCGACTGGGTCGACAACCTCAACGACTGGTGCATCTCGCGCCAGCTCTGGTGGGGCCACCGCATCCCCGTCTGGTACGGCCCCGAGGGCGAGGTCGTCTGCGTCGGCCCCGACGAGCAGCCGCCCACCGGCGAGGGCTGGACCCAGGACAACGACGTCCTGGACACCTGGTTCTCGTCCGGTCTCTGGCCGTTCTCCACGCTCGGCTGGCCCGAGGAGACCCCGGACCTCAAGAAGTTCTATCCGACCGACGTCCTCGTCACCGGCCACGACATCATCTTCTTCTGGGTCGCCCGGATGATGATGTTCGGCCTGTACGTCATGGACGGCGAGGCCCCGTTCAAGACGATCGCACTCACCGGTCTGGTCCGTGACGAGCGCGGCAAGAAGATGTCGAAGTCCTTCGGCAACGTCGTCGACCCGCTCGACTGGATGGACACGTACGGCTCCGACGCCGTCCGCTTCACCCTCGCCAAGGGCGCCAACCCCGGTACCGACGTCCCGATCGGCGAGGACTGGGTCCAGGCCTCCCGCAACTTCGCCAACAAGATCTGGAACGCGACCCGTTTCGCGATGATGAACGGCGCGACGGTGGAGGGGGAGCTCCCGCCCGTCGAGAAGCTCTCGGCCACCGACCGCTGGATCCTGTCGCGGCTGAACAAGACCGTCGCCGACGCCGACGCGTTCTACGAGGACTTCCAGTTCGCCAAGCTCAGCGACGCCCTCTACCACTTCGCGTGGGACGAGGTCTTCGACTGGTACGTCGAGCTGTCGAAGACCACGTTCTTCGCCGGCGGCGAGCAGGCGCAGGTGTCCGCCCGGGTCCTCGGCGAGGTCCTGGACGTCACGCTCCGGCTGCTGCACCCGATCGTCCCGTTCGTGACCGAGCAGCTCTGGACGACCCTCACCGGTCAGGAGTCCGTCGTCGTCGCCGACTGGCCCAAGGACAGCGGCTTCCGTGACGAGGCCGCCGAGAAGGAGATCGAGCTCGTCCAGCAGGTCGTCACCGAGGTCCGCCGCTTCCGCTCGGACCAGGGCCTGCAGCCCGGCCAGAAGGTCCCGGCCGAGCTGACCGTCACCGGTACGGTGCTCGCCCCGCACGAGGCGGCCATCCGCCAGCTGCTGCGCCTGCAGCCGGCCGGGGACGGCTTCCACGCGACGGCCACGCTGCCGGTCGCCGGAGCCACGGTCGCCCTCGACCTGTCCGGCACCATCGACGTCGAGGCCGAGCGCAAGCGCCTGACGAAGGACCTGGGCGCCGCCGAGAAGGAGAAGGCCCAGGCCACCGGCAAGCTCGGCAACGAGGCCTTCCTCGCCAAGGCACCGGACAACGTGGTCGACAAGATCCGTGGCCGGCTCGCCAAGGCGGAGGCCGACATCGAGCGGATCAGCGCCCAGCTGGCGAACCTGCCCGGGGCCTGA